A genomic stretch from Lathyrus oleraceus cultivar Zhongwan6 chromosome 2, CAAS_Psat_ZW6_1.0, whole genome shotgun sequence includes:
- the LOC127119576 gene encoding aldehyde oxidase GLOX → MAFKIKNAHSFLLHHHLITTIITIIIIIFNKSQTTTATLITPLQNFTTMNSLGGRGHWIQLQRSIGISAMHMQVMKDNKVVIFDRTDFGPSNISLTNNRCRYDPRDMALKIDCTAHSILYDLTTDTFRPLTLQTDAWCSSGAVNPNGTLIQTGGFNDGYTKLRTFTPCPKNNDCDWEELPQNLSSSRWYASNQILPDGRIIVVGGRSSFSYEFVPKSLNDPSFHFFRFLQITRDSNPGEENNLYPFLHLLPDGNLFIFANRRSILFDYTHNRVIREFPIIPGEEKRNYPSTGSSVMLPLNLTGSENGLIEVEIMVCGGAYPGAFDYAKKQQVFLEASDSCGRMKVTDSEPEWVMEFMPTPRVMPDMLLLPTGNVIILNGAANGTAGWENAANPVLHPVLYRPGLVDSVLRFQLLAPASTPRMYHSSAVLLPDGRILVGGSNPHRGYDFLAYPYPTELSLDIYNPDYLGPEMDPLRPGIITVEVVNHTVEYGSLFTVSFSLKEVRDVSGIRFSLVAPSFTTHSFAMNQRVLFLEVKALEEVGNSSPESPQGPVKSVYKAMVRGPGSFTVAPPGYYMLYVVHAGVPSVAKWVHIR, encoded by the coding sequence ATGGCGTTCAAGATCAAGAACGCACATTCTTTCCTCCTCCACCACCACCTCATTACAACAATCATCACCATTATCATCATCATCTTTAACAAATCCCAAACCACTACCGCAACCCTCATCACACCACTACAAAACTTCACAACGATGAACTCATTGGGTGGCCGTGGCCACTGGATTCAGCTCCAAAGATCCATAGGAATCTCAGCCATGCACATGCAAGTAATGAAAGACAACAAAGTTGTCATCTTCGACAGAACCGACTTCGGCCCTTCCAATATCTCCCTCACAAACAACCGCTGCCGTTACGACCCACGTGACATGGCTCTCAAAATCGACTGCACTGCACACTCAATCCTCTACGACCTAACCACCGACACTTTCCGTCCTTTAACTCTTCAAACAGACGCTTGGTGCTCCTCCGGCGCCGTCAACCCTAACGGTACGTTAATCCAAACCGGCGGCTTCAATGACGGTTACACCAAACTTAGAACATTCACTCCATGTCCGAAAAACAATGACTGCGATTGGGAAGAGCTTCCTCAGAATCTTTCTTCCAGTCGTTGGTATGCTTCGAACCAGATTCTCCCAGACGGTAGAATCATCGTCGTTGGTGGTCGTTCATCTTTTTCATACGAGTTTGTTCCGAAGAGTTTAAACGACCCGTCGTTTCACTTTTTCAGATTCTTGCAAATCACGCGTGATTCAAATCCCGGTGAAGAGAACAATCTTTATCCATTCTTGCATCTTTTACCCGACGGAAACCTCTTCATCTTCGCTAACCGCCGTTCGATTCTGTTTGATTATACTCATAACAGGGTAATAAGGGAATTTCCGATTATACCTGGAGAAGAAAAGAGAAACTATCCAAGTACAGGTTCTTCCGTTATGCTGCCGTTGAATTTAACGGGAAGTGAAAATGGTTTAATCGAGGTTGAAATTATGGTTTGCGGCGGCGCGTATCCCGGCGCGTTTGATTATGCTAAAAAACAGCAAGTATTTCTAGAAGCTTCTGATAGTTGCGGGAGAATGAAGGTTACTGATTCTGAACCGGAATGGGTTATGGAGTTTATGCCGACGCCACGTGTCATGCCGGATATGCTTTTGTTACCGACGGGAAATGTTATTATTTTAAACGGTGCGGCCAATGGTACAGCGGGTTGGGAAAACGCGGCGAACCCGGTTTTGCATCCGGTTTTGTATCGACCCGGTTTAGTAGACTCGGTTTTGAGGTTTCAGTTGCTAGCTCCGGCGAGTACTCCGAGAATGTATCATTCTTCAGCTGTTTTGTTGCCAGATGGCAGGATTTTAGTGGGTGGAAGTAATCCACATAGAGGTTATGATTTTCTGGCTTACCCGTACCCGACTGAGTTGAGTTTGGATATTTATAACCCGGATTATCTTGGGCCGGAGATGGATCCATTGCGGCCCGGTATTATTACGGTGGAGGTTGTGAATCATACTGTGGAGTATGGGAGTTTGTTTACGGTGTCGTTTTCGTTGAAGGAGGTTCGTGATGTTAGTGGGATTCGGTTTTCGTTGGTGGCGCCGTCGTTTACTACACACTCGTTTGCGATGAATCAGCGGGTTTTGTTTTTGGAAGTGAAGGCGTTGGAAGAGGTTGGGAATTCTAGTCCCGAAAGCCCACAAGGCCCGGTGAAGTCTGTTTATAAGGCTATGGTACGTGGGCCCGGTTCGTTCACAGTGGCCCCACCTGGGTATTATATGCTTTATGTTGTTCATGCTGGAGTTCCTAGTGTTGCTAAATGGGTTCATATTCGTTGA